From uncultured Desulfobacter sp., the proteins below share one genomic window:
- a CDS encoding RHS repeat-associated core domain-containing protein, with product MLTSFDRKNISQKNIPFQIKKSFTLCFAWLWLIFLGSLILNFIVPTRPLAHADVSGPGWADIKGPAVTPEQARAYYNQKKSEKSLLTTALSVEESSAEEITSEIVELARGLNHDPKLIYEYVRNHVDYVPYFGSLKGAAMTYFDGAGNDFDQASLMIALLRESGYQAQYVYGRMLIPYYGGNDNQDMQHWLSVDGNAGLILQVLYNGGISADTYGSYCRMDRVWVRAVIDGNTYVFDPAFKAYKTTLGINLSDAMEYDRSSLLSAAGGSLGTDYIAGMNETSLNNLLTAYSGNLSAFIRDNYPNASMEEIIGGREIIPEYLDELPTSLRFTIYSQDTPWDEIPEEYSHTVTILHGGINITKEIASLGGKRLSLSYQDQDTAGSAMAASSTGPPLLLTNASAKLPAVFIAEPSLVETGRPADSVLSPGMQVTAPDIEGSDMVSALGTSSQNFGRIYPPSVGASSTSATWSPSAPGSNTVTIQLVVSLTSNPQSAFTITAGAGTHNLAPGKGVNVTVKFSNSGQSAGTKTGQMRFQWKYSGSVIGTDYINLTGVVANAPDISIGGVNFGQSILNEPRTATATLTNNGSKSLSLTSNIVLSTGNTGRFQITSNYGTGTLAAGAARNMGVKYKADVRGSHATGMALAFTYDSLPYTWTYSNVLAGSTHYAADLTGSYNPPAWQTYIGNSKSGNCILKNSGSLNLSVTSLEIAGTDAARFELTGNTSAGTLSSGQEREIEVEYKGDSVGSHTASVRVNFSYDGRASYIDFSLSGQTLETPLAQLWLDDTLIAEETAPVTGTDLDYMFLSIDHPYPGKDGTYGDQEPVKYPMKRESGNYYTIIYDFGSSHDGRLLDKRQRKMAGYRISGFSDDSRQVLTETLNVMGTSWMRDTNLNHKLLSEIAGVLSVDHHRFGVVAQEQGYYIDVKAQQSASISRTGNSDAGDALFKATNFMDSALEHGVLEQMQVNRPAVSTVKLMQLANDDGDKIFLVNDTNYDAIEPELTGYSDDDKTGFAADVVKGTIFILPQNAQIGLQEWAGKGYISYFEDGDSKSCGMIIGGGYYGGFAGSNVPLDVAPVVAESNNSTNSKLTQLKDLMSDPVDMVTGHFMYNNTDLALSGGAGGLAFKRTYFGGNHHIDGVLGFGWAHNYNLYAEVHSNSEAGLGCRLPTDTAPMMAASVAILDLMTGDPGVKEWATSSLIGKWGMDQLIDNAVSLHLESDLLTYIRLPDGSFAKPPGVNATLTLTSGQYRMEERFDRVIQFNADHRAGTITDADGNTVDFTYTNGKVSSVSDSFNHALTMGYTGDLLTSVSDSAGRSVSFGYADGNLTSYTDPDGKVWDYGYIDDHKLETLQNPEGITTVINIHDALGRVMTQTVPRQTGDTTYNLYYSGYRSVEEDSQGNRAISRYDRKKRLIASEDALGHTTGYTYDGQNHVVATTDPRGNTTNYEYDGNNNLVRTVNALGEETLNTYDARFRLTDITDNLGHVTHNDYDSEHHLEKTTVWPESGQAIETSATFYSNGLPHTSTDGRGIVTTLTYDNYGNPDTSQTASAPAVDYNYNGIGLMTGLTDQGGSATSFVYDDRGLLQTRTDPFLNAMSITYYDDGKINTITDRNNDTVTYTYTDSGKPDTVAFPSGTPTTYTYDTRDNLIQMQDSLGTTTFDYDAVNRLISKTDAGGFSVAYTFDEAGNLATLTYPGNKTVTYTYDELNRLKTVTDWMDRTATYDYDPAGRLESLTQFNGTVITYSYDNANRLTGLDNLTASGGDAIATYRFTLDGNGNRTQITSDVPLDPDLTATTRSFTISTTGNQIESDGTNTFTYDDEGQLIAAYGNTLTFDPEHRLTSIAGSTTHQFKYDGAGNRLEVDRDGIITRYIYDASGNLLAEADASNQIRRYYIYGAGLLAMVEPTGTMYCYHFDATGHTVALTDNTKTIVNAYAYTPFGTIANQQENVVQPFKFVGQYGVMAEENGWYYMRARYYDPAMGRFISEDPLGFDGGDVNLYAYASNNPVMFIDPSGLCVNKILGNQPGDIFTIGLSGGYLIGAGLSFDRVVMPDGKADWFFTLGAGISTPGVAIAFDRGKIGKQDNWGINYNNPDFSKDDITGYSVSGNVDLFVIGGEAAANTSNPSYITTKGGGRILGLGVNAFGNWTWDLGQ from the coding sequence ATGCTTACGTCCTTTGACAGGAAGAATATTTCCCAAAAAAATATCCCTTTTCAAATAAAAAAATCGTTCACTCTTTGTTTTGCCTGGTTATGGCTTATCTTTTTGGGAAGTTTAATCCTGAATTTTATTGTTCCCACCAGACCTTTGGCCCATGCAGACGTTTCCGGACCAGGTTGGGCAGATATTAAGGGGCCAGCGGTTACGCCTGAACAGGCAAGAGCGTATTACAACCAAAAAAAGAGTGAAAAATCCCTGCTAACCACTGCCTTATCTGTGGAAGAAAGTTCCGCAGAAGAGATCACCTCCGAAATTGTTGAATTGGCGCGCGGCCTGAACCACGATCCCAAACTGATTTACGAGTATGTCCGGAACCATGTGGATTATGTTCCCTATTTCGGCTCGCTGAAAGGTGCGGCCATGACGTATTTCGACGGAGCCGGCAATGACTTTGACCAGGCTTCTTTGATGATCGCCCTTCTCAGGGAAAGCGGATACCAGGCCCAATACGTATACGGCAGAATGCTGATTCCCTATTACGGAGGAAACGATAATCAGGATATGCAGCATTGGCTGTCAGTGGACGGCAATGCAGGCCTGATCCTCCAGGTATTGTACAACGGCGGGATTTCCGCCGATACTTACGGATCTTACTGCCGTATGGACAGGGTATGGGTCCGTGCAGTTATTGATGGAAACACCTATGTATTTGACCCGGCATTCAAGGCGTATAAAACCACTTTGGGGATAAATCTTTCCGACGCCATGGAATATGACCGGTCATCCCTGCTTTCGGCTGCAGGCGGATCCCTGGGCACCGACTATATTGCGGGTATGAATGAAACAAGCCTTAATAATCTGTTGACGGCCTATTCCGGGAATCTGTCCGCTTTTATCCGGGATAATTATCCCAATGCATCCATGGAAGAGATCATCGGCGGCAGGGAAATCATACCTGAATATCTGGATGAACTGCCCACAAGTCTGAGATTCACTATTTATTCCCAGGACACCCCATGGGATGAAATCCCGGAAGAATACAGCCATACCGTCACCATCCTGCACGGTGGCATCAATATAACAAAAGAGATTGCAAGCCTGGGGGGCAAACGGCTCTCTTTATCCTACCAGGATCAGGATACTGCCGGAAGTGCCATGGCAGCTTCTTCAACAGGTCCCCCGCTGCTTTTAACAAACGCATCCGCAAAATTGCCTGCTGTTTTCATAGCAGAGCCTTCCTTGGTCGAAACAGGCCGGCCTGCCGATTCAGTCCTTTCACCGGGCATGCAGGTAACGGCTCCGGACATTGAGGGCAGCGACATGGTAAGCGCGCTGGGAACGTCCAGTCAGAATTTCGGGCGAATCTACCCGCCTTCGGTGGGGGCAAGTTCGACTTCGGCAACATGGAGCCCATCTGCCCCCGGCAGCAATACTGTGACCATTCAGCTTGTGGTAAGCCTGACAAGCAACCCACAGAGTGCTTTTACCATCACCGCCGGGGCGGGAACCCATAATCTGGCACCGGGGAAAGGCGTCAATGTTACGGTCAAATTCTCCAACAGCGGACAGTCGGCGGGCACCAAAACCGGCCAAATGAGGTTTCAGTGGAAATACAGCGGATCCGTTATCGGAACCGACTATATCAACCTGACCGGCGTTGTGGCCAATGCACCGGACATTTCCATTGGAGGCGTCAATTTCGGACAGTCTATTTTGAACGAACCCCGCACGGCCACTGCCACACTGACGAACAACGGATCGAAATCCTTATCACTGACAAGCAACATTGTATTATCAACAGGGAATACCGGCAGATTTCAGATCACATCCAATTACGGAACCGGAACCCTTGCCGCAGGCGCCGCAAGAAATATGGGTGTTAAGTATAAAGCAGATGTCCGGGGCTCACACGCTACAGGCATGGCCCTTGCCTTCACCTATGACAGCTTGCCTTATACCTGGACCTATTCCAATGTTCTGGCCGGAAGCACCCATTACGCTGCTGATCTGACAGGATCATACAATCCTCCCGCCTGGCAGACATATATAGGCAACAGCAAATCCGGCAACTGTATTCTCAAAAACTCAGGAAGCTTAAACCTGTCTGTCACAAGCCTTGAAATCGCGGGCACGGACGCGGCACGGTTTGAACTTACAGGCAATACATCAGCGGGCACGCTCTCTTCCGGGCAGGAACGGGAAATTGAAGTTGAATACAAGGGTGACAGCGTGGGAAGCCATACGGCGTCCGTGCGCGTTAATTTTTCATATGACGGACGGGCAAGCTATATTGATTTTTCCCTATCCGGACAAACCCTTGAAACGCCATTGGCCCAGCTCTGGCTTGACGACACCCTTATCGCAGAAGAGACCGCACCGGTCACCGGCACGGACCTGGATTATATGTTTTTATCTATAGACCATCCCTATCCAGGGAAAGACGGAACATATGGGGACCAGGAACCTGTCAAGTATCCAATGAAAAGGGAATCCGGCAATTATTATACGATTATATACGATTTCGGAAGCAGCCATGACGGGCGGCTTTTAGACAAACGCCAGCGGAAAATGGCCGGTTACAGGATATCCGGATTTTCAGACGATTCCCGGCAGGTGCTCACCGAAACTCTCAATGTCATGGGTACATCCTGGATGCGGGATACCAATCTTAACCATAAACTTCTCAGTGAAATTGCAGGTGTTTTGTCTGTCGATCACCACAGATTCGGTGTCGTGGCCCAGGAACAAGGATACTATATTGACGTTAAAGCCCAGCAAAGCGCAAGTATTTCCAGAACAGGCAACAGCGATGCCGGAGACGCCTTGTTTAAAGCGACCAATTTTATGGACAGCGCTCTGGAACACGGGGTTCTCGAACAGATGCAGGTCAACCGTCCGGCTGTCTCCACGGTCAAGCTGATGCAGCTGGCCAACGATGACGGGGATAAGATCTTCCTTGTAAACGATACCAACTACGATGCCATTGAACCTGAGCTTACCGGATACAGTGATGATGATAAAACCGGTTTTGCAGCTGACGTTGTTAAAGGAACTATCTTTATTTTGCCCCAAAACGCACAGATCGGATTACAGGAATGGGCCGGCAAGGGATACATATCATATTTCGAAGACGGCGATTCCAAAAGCTGCGGTATGATTATCGGCGGGGGGTATTACGGTGGTTTTGCCGGCAGCAATGTACCGCTTGATGTTGCACCGGTGGTTGCAGAATCCAATAACTCGACCAATTCAAAGCTTACCCAGCTCAAAGACCTCATGAGCGATCCGGTTGATATGGTCACAGGTCATTTTATGTACAACAACACGGACCTTGCCCTGTCCGGCGGTGCCGGGGGCCTTGCCTTCAAAAGAACCTATTTTGGCGGCAATCACCATATAGACGGCGTCCTGGGGTTTGGCTGGGCCCACAACTATAATCTCTATGCGGAAGTCCATTCAAACTCTGAAGCCGGCCTTGGCTGCCGTCTGCCGACCGATACAGCACCCATGATGGCGGCATCGGTTGCGATCCTGGATCTTATGACAGGCGATCCCGGGGTAAAAGAGTGGGCAACCTCCTCTCTCATTGGTAAATGGGGCATGGACCAGCTGATTGACAATGCCGTGTCCCTTCACCTGGAATCAGATCTTCTCACCTATATCCGCCTGCCGGACGGGTCTTTTGCCAAGCCACCCGGCGTAAACGCCACCCTGACCCTGACCAGCGGACAGTACCGGATGGAAGAACGGTTTGACCGGGTTATCCAGTTCAATGCCGACCACCGTGCCGGTACCATCACCGATGCTGACGGCAACACCGTTGATTTTACCTACACCAACGGCAAAGTATCCTCGGTTTCCGACAGCTTTAACCACGCCCTGACCATGGGGTATACCGGGGATCTCCTCACATCGGTAAGCGATTCCGCCGGCCGCAGCGTTTCGTTCGGCTATGCAGACGGCAATCTGACCTCATACACAGACCCAGACGGCAAGGTCTGGGACTACGGGTATATTGACGACCACAAACTGGAAACCCTGCAAAACCCGGAAGGCATCACCACCGTCATCAACATTCATGACGCCCTGGGCCGGGTCATGACCCAGACCGTGCCCCGCCAGACCGGCGATACCACCTATAACCTCTATTATTCAGGCTACCGGAGCGTGGAAGAGGACAGCCAGGGCAACCGGGCCATATCCCGCTATGACCGCAAAAAACGGCTCATTGCTTCGGAAGACGCCCTGGGCCACACCACCGGTTACACCTATGACGGCCAGAACCATGTTGTTGCCACAACTGACCCCAGGGGCAATACCACAAATTATGAATATGACGGCAACAACAACCTTGTCCGCACCGTCAATGCCCTGGGCGAGGAAACGCTCAACACCTATGATGCCCGGTTCCGGCTCACGGATATCACCGACAACCTGGGCCATGTGACCCATAACGATTATGATTCAGAACACCACCTGGAAAAGACTACGGTCTGGCCTGAATCCGGCCAGGCTATTGAGACCTCTGCCACATTCTATTCCAACGGCCTGCCCCATACGTCAACAGACGGCCGGGGCATTGTCACGACCCTGACCTATGACAATTACGGCAACCCGGATACCAGCCAAACCGCCTCAGCCCCTGCCGTTGATTATAACTATAACGGCATCGGGCTCATGACCGGCCTGACCGACCAGGGCGGGTCCGCCACCTCTTTTGTCTATGATGACAGGGGACTGCTTCAAACCCGGACAGACCCCTTTTTGAACGCCATGTCCATCACCTATTACGATGATGGTAAAATAAACACCATAACCGACCGGAACAACGACACGGTGACATACACATATACGGATTCCGGTAAGCCCGACACTGTGGCCTTCCCGTCAGGAACACCCACAACTTACACCTATGACACCCGGGACAATCTCATCCAAATGCAGGACAGCCTGGGCACAACAACCTTTGACTATGATGCCGTCAACCGCCTGATATCCAAAACAGATGCCGGCGGGTTCTCGGTTGCCTACACCTTTGATGAAGCCGGCAACCTTGCCACACTCACCTATCCGGGCAACAAGACCGTAACCTACACCTATGACGAGCTGAACCGCCTGAAAACCGTTACGGACTGGATGGACAGGACCGCCACCTATGACTATGATCCCGCAGGCCGCCTTGAATCCCTGACCCAGTTTAACGGAACGGTAATTACCTATAGTTACGACAATGCCAACCGCCTTACCGGCCTTGACAATCTCACCGCTTCAGGTGGGGATGCCATCGCTACCTACCGGTTTACCCTGGACGGAAACGGCAACCGCACCCAAATCACAAGTGACGTGCCCCTTGATCCCGATCTTACCGCAACCACCAGATCGTTCACCATCAGCACCACGGGCAACCAGATAGAGAGCGACGGCACCAACACATTTACATATGACGATGAAGGCCAGCTCATCGCAGCCTACGGCAACACCTTAACCTTTGACCCCGAACACCGGCTGACATCCATTGCCGGGAGCACAACCCACCAGTTCAAATACGACGGTGCCGGAAACCGCCTGGAAGTAGACCGTGACGGCATCATCACCCGGTACATTTATGATGCTTCGGGCAACCTGCTTGCCGAGGCTGACGCGTCAAACCAGATCCGGCGCTACTATATCTACGGCGCAGGCCTTTTGGCCATGGTGGAACCAACCGGCACCATGTACTGCTACCATTTTGACGCCACCGGCCACACCGTGGCCCTGACCGACAACACCAAAACCATAGTCAATGCTTATGCCTACACCCCGTTCGGCACCATTGCCAACCAGCAGGAAAATGTGGTACAGCCTTTCAAGTTTGTGGGGCAATACGGCGTCATGGCCGAGGAAAACGGCTGGTACTACATGCGGGCCAGATATTATGACCCGGCCATGGGCAGGTTCATCTCCGAAGATCCTTTGGGATTTGACGGTGGGGATGTTAACTTGTATGCGTACGCCTCAAACAATCCTGTAATGTTCATTGATCCATCTGGGCTGTGTGTCAATAAAATACTTGGAAACCAGCCTGGAGATATCTTCACGATTGGATTATCTGGAGGTTACTTAATTGGTGCCGGTCTTAGTTTTGATAGAGTTGTAATGCCAGACGGAAAAGCTGATTGGTTCTTCACTCTCGGTGCTGGAATTTCCACGCCAGGAGTTGCAATCGCGTTTGATAGAGGAAAAATTGGAAAGCAAGATAATTGGGGTATTAATTATAATAATCCAGATTTTTCAAAGGATGATATTACCGGGTATAGTGTATCCGGGAACGTTGACCTATTCGTTATTGGGGGTGAAGCTGCCGCCAACACGTCTAATCCTTCATATATCACCACAAAAGGAGGGGGAAGAATTTTGGGCTTAGGTGTCAATGCATTTGGTAATTGGACTTGGGACTTAGGTCAATAG
- a CDS encoding RHS repeat domain-containing protein — protein MPLAITLLFVSIASAGTITCEYDDLNRIVKMEKAEDYIIEYSYDDAGNRTQTITQVQNPVFDHDHDSDIDGADLQNFILYFSGSDQDLFDFSQIFGTQN, from the coding sequence ATGCCACTGGCGATAACTCTTCTGTTTGTCTCTATCGCTTCAGCCGGAACCATAACCTGTGAATACGATGATCTGAATCGGATTGTGAAGATGGAAAAAGCTGAAGATTACATCATTGAGTATTCTTACGATGATGCAGGAAACCGTACCCAAACCATAACCCAGGTTCAAAACCCTGTGTTTGACCATGACCATGACAGTGATATTGACGGTGCAGATCTGCAAAATTTTATTTTATACTTCAGTGGGTCAGATCAGGATCTATTTGATTTTTCCCAGATTTTCGGCACTCAAAATTAA
- a CDS encoding IS1634 family transposase: protein MEQFEAQFNQVDVLPMVKHYMDELHLFNLFTKYVPGAPNSLAEHAESLCVLTANIICENKPLYKIQDWLAKYSDDLAAEPVEAKLFNDDRLARSLSALFEADRHSLMTEASANAIATHDLLTDEVHNDSTTVTFIGKYDNPDPQAVKLKHGHNKDFRPDCKQVVFGLNITSDGHVPLSYELFDGNTCDDVTHIPNWNGLRALLGKEQFIYVADCKLCGQDNLDHIDKNGGLFITIVPKGRKEVKLFYQYLKKNDAEWKHVFVTESSRKKNKLNTYKTYEAEPTQKGYRIIFVHSSAKQDDDKGRRQKKIDKAVSQLEELVPKLNAYHLKTKKEIKTAVDSICKSVQDFIDVKIITERKQVRVKLSPGRPSRRKSEYKNKWAYSHSIEWKLNEKALLEASRTDGIFPLITNTSLEAGDVLKRYKNQPFLEKRMYTKKTVLEVAPVFLKKEKRIEAMLFLYFIALMIVSLIERKIRMNMAKEEIEQLPILPQKMNTKKPTWSNIRYYFRNIHYSKINKNGICIQSAVKGLNSLHEQVCSLLEIPSEVYNTLHGRWWQFRAT, encoded by the coding sequence ATGGAACAATTTGAAGCACAGTTCAACCAGGTTGATGTTCTGCCAATGGTCAAGCATTATATGGATGAACTTCATCTGTTCAATCTTTTTACCAAGTATGTCCCCGGGGCACCTAACAGCCTGGCTGAACATGCAGAAAGCCTATGTGTCCTTACGGCAAATATCATTTGTGAAAATAAGCCATTATATAAAATTCAGGATTGGTTGGCCAAGTACTCCGACGATCTTGCTGCAGAACCGGTTGAAGCAAAGCTGTTCAATGATGACCGGTTAGCCAGATCCCTTTCTGCCCTTTTCGAGGCAGACCGCCATTCGCTTATGACAGAGGCCTCGGCTAACGCAATTGCGACCCATGATCTGCTGACCGATGAAGTCCACAATGACAGCACCACAGTGACCTTCATCGGTAAATATGACAACCCCGATCCTCAGGCCGTCAAACTCAAACACGGCCACAACAAAGATTTCAGACCTGATTGCAAACAGGTCGTATTTGGCCTGAATATCACTTCCGACGGCCATGTGCCGTTAAGTTATGAACTTTTTGATGGCAACACTTGCGACGATGTCACCCATATTCCAAACTGGAATGGCCTACGCGCACTATTGGGTAAGGAACAGTTTATTTACGTAGCCGACTGTAAGCTTTGCGGCCAGGACAACTTGGATCACATCGACAAAAACGGCGGGTTATTCATCACTATTGTCCCAAAGGGCCGTAAAGAGGTGAAACTATTTTACCAGTATTTGAAAAAAAATGATGCTGAATGGAAACATGTTTTTGTTACCGAAAGTTCACGCAAAAAAAATAAGCTCAACACCTACAAAACCTATGAGGCAGAACCAACGCAAAAAGGTTACCGCATTATTTTTGTACATAGCAGCGCAAAACAAGACGATGACAAAGGTCGCCGGCAAAAGAAGATAGATAAAGCTGTTTCACAATTGGAGGAGTTAGTACCCAAGCTAAACGCGTATCATCTAAAAACCAAGAAGGAAATTAAAACAGCAGTTGATAGCATTTGCAAAAGTGTCCAAGACTTTATTGATGTAAAAATTATCACCGAACGTAAACAAGTCAGAGTGAAATTGTCACCTGGCCGTCCTTCTCGAAGGAAAAGCGAATACAAAAATAAATGGGCATATTCTCATAGTATTGAATGGAAGCTTAATGAAAAAGCCCTTTTAGAAGCGTCGAGGACTGATGGAATTTTCCCCCTGATTACCAACACTTCCTTAGAGGCTGGCGATGTTTTGAAAAGATACAAAAACCAACCCTTTCTTGAAAAACGCATGTATACCAAAAAGACGGTTTTGGAAGTAGCCCCGGTTTTTCTTAAGAAAGAAAAACGGATCGAGGCCATGCTTTTTTTGTATTTTATAGCCTTGATGATTGTGTCTCTTATCGAACGTAAAATCCGCATGAACATGGCCAAAGAGGAGATAGAACAGCTTCCAATTTTACCTCAGAAAATGAATACAAAAAAGCCGACCTGGAGCAACATCCGTTACTACTTTCGAAATATCCATTACTCAAAAATAAACAAAAACGGAATTTGCATTCAATCAGCGGTAAAAGGTCTCAACTCTCTGCATGAGCAGGTTTGTTCACTTTTAGAAATTCCCAGTGAGGTGTACAATACCCTCCATGGCCGCTGGTGGCAGTTCCGGGCTACTTGA